From one Streptomyces sp. R41 genomic stretch:
- a CDS encoding collagen-like protein has translation MNGFQRLLALRWRSIFLVCVLIALSGVAVILWARIDAGDRRAEELRSEADRRGKALSTLADDVRALRAQVEAGGGTPAAPDPSEAVDNLIDRVRVPAGSPGAPGAKGERGAGGKTGATGERGPRGESGPPGLSGSPGPSGAPGADGSPGPAGPPGPRGEQGYQGQPGSSGVSGVKGDKGDKGDPGPAGPQGDPGPTCPDGYTLQAPANDPDALVCRRSGAAPASTPQPAAILPMLPPPRRRRDLA, from the coding sequence GTGAACGGGTTCCAGCGGCTGCTCGCCCTGCGCTGGCGCAGCATCTTCCTCGTCTGCGTGCTGATCGCGCTCTCCGGCGTCGCGGTGATCCTGTGGGCGCGCATCGACGCCGGGGACCGCAGGGCCGAGGAACTGCGCTCGGAGGCGGACCGGCGCGGCAAGGCGCTCTCCACGCTGGCGGACGACGTGCGCGCGCTGCGCGCCCAGGTGGAGGCCGGCGGCGGTACCCCTGCGGCCCCGGACCCCTCCGAGGCCGTGGACAACCTGATCGACCGGGTGCGCGTGCCCGCAGGATCGCCCGGGGCTCCCGGCGCGAAGGGCGAGCGGGGTGCGGGCGGGAAAACGGGTGCCACCGGCGAGCGCGGGCCGCGGGGTGAGTCCGGTCCCCCGGGACTGTCCGGCTCGCCCGGCCCCTCGGGAGCGCCGGGTGCGGACGGCTCCCCGGGCCCGGCGGGGCCGCCCGGCCCCCGGGGCGAGCAGGGCTACCAGGGCCAACCAGGGTCCTCCGGCGTGTCGGGCGTGAAGGGCGACAAGGGAGACAAGGGAGATCCCGGTCCGGCCGGCCCCCAGGGTGACCCCGGACCCACCTGTCCGGACGGCTACACCCTCCAGGCGCCGGCGAACGACCCCGACGCCCTGGTCTGCCGCAGGAGTGGAGCGGCCCCGGCGTCAACTCCCCAGCCCGCGGCCATACTTCCGATGCTGCCGCCGCCACGGCGCCGACGGGATCTGGCGTGA